A region from the Desulfobaccales bacterium genome encodes:
- a CDS encoding UvrD-helicase domain-containing protein: MCYSGAMEIVADLHLHSRYSVATGRQADLPHLDLWGRYKGVQVVGTGDCTHPQWLAELAAQLQEVAPGTYELRPEAALPMELSGPQWEAVPSVRFLITGEISAIYKKGGRVRKVHLLLVLSGLEAAQRLSQRLARIGNVAADGRPILGLDAAALTELTLEQDPEALVIPAHIWTPWFSVLGAKSGFDSLEECFGETLRHIHALETGLSSDPAMNWRVSALDRFVLVSNSDAHSPEKLGREANLLAVPPTFAAISQALRTGEGFVGTLEFFPEEGKYHLDGHRKCGRRLTPRESQASGGRCPQCGQPLTLGVLHRVLELADREEGAQPPFARPFTSLIGLPEVLAEVLETGPGSKKVRQAYFQLLERLGPELPLLRHLPLDDAAREGGPLLAEALARMRRGEVQISAGYDGLFGEVQLFTPEERRRLRGQGAFWSVTPASPPPAAAPGAVSFAEATVAPLTMVAEPAAAPERLNPAQQRAVTRESGAVVVQAGPGTGKTRALSHRVAHLLASGVPPQQILAITFTRQAAEEMARRVAQLLPGHPGVAELTISTFHALGLRLLSEAGQGRQVADEATRRQIMQEVARRHGLKPAVLERHLCQAKNRLASPDGDGQGVPPELGPACRDYEAALAWAGLYDYEDLVARPVRLLEDNPHLRAAWQGRWRHFLVDEFQDLNLAQYHFLRALAGETPASLLAIGDPNQAIYGFRGASPEFFRRLPRTWPEALVMHFPETYRLSPPLLAASRRVLPPAAQTGAPEISRRPGEAPPLLLEAATPEGEAKAIAGAIEALVGGFRHQSLPQDNLGNAGDVGFGDIAVLYRLHAQGELLAEELNRAGIPCQLVREGIGPDWEDLDLAAARVKLLSLHAAKGLEFDYVFLAGCEDGLLPLKLAREEPPEPEEERRLFYVGLTRAREQVILTRARRRRLAGNQGPTRLSPWVAAVAPEKWRPTAPARPRVRQRCLFPDT; this comes from the coding sequence TTGTGCTACAGTGGCGCCATGGAGATTGTGGCCGACCTGCACCTCCATTCCCGTTATTCCGTGGCCACCGGCCGCCAGGCGGACCTGCCCCACCTGGACCTCTGGGGTCGCTACAAAGGGGTGCAGGTGGTGGGCACCGGGGACTGCACCCACCCCCAATGGCTGGCGGAGCTGGCGGCCCAGCTTCAGGAAGTGGCGCCGGGAACCTACGAGCTCCGCCCCGAGGCCGCCTTGCCCATGGAGCTCTCCGGCCCCCAGTGGGAGGCCGTGCCGTCGGTGCGTTTCCTCATCACCGGCGAAATCAGCGCCATCTATAAAAAGGGGGGGCGGGTGCGCAAAGTCCACCTCCTCCTGGTGCTCTCGGGGCTGGAGGCGGCCCAGCGCCTGTCGCAACGTCTGGCCCGCATCGGCAATGTGGCGGCGGACGGCCGGCCCATCCTGGGGCTGGATGCCGCCGCCCTCACGGAGCTCACCCTCGAGCAGGACCCCGAAGCCCTGGTCATTCCCGCCCATATCTGGACCCCCTGGTTTTCGGTCCTGGGGGCCAAAAGCGGCTTTGACTCTCTGGAAGAGTGCTTCGGGGAGACCCTCAGGCATATTCACGCCCTGGAGACGGGCCTGTCCTCGGACCCGGCCATGAACTGGCGGGTGAGTGCCCTGGACCGCTTTGTCCTGGTGTCCAATTCCGATGCCCATTCCCCGGAGAAGCTGGGCCGGGAGGCCAATCTGCTCGCCGTCCCCCCCACCTTTGCGGCCATCAGCCAGGCCCTCCGCACCGGAGAGGGCTTTGTCGGCACCCTGGAGTTTTTCCCCGAGGAAGGCAAATATCACCTGGACGGCCACCGCAAGTGCGGGCGGCGACTGACACCCCGGGAATCCCAGGCCTCTGGCGGGCGTTGCCCCCAGTGCGGGCAGCCCCTGACCTTAGGGGTGCTCCACCGGGTCCTGGAGCTGGCCGACCGGGAGGAGGGCGCCCAGCCGCCCTTCGCCCGCCCCTTCACCTCTCTTATCGGCCTCCCGGAAGTTTTGGCTGAGGTCCTGGAAACGGGTCCCGGCAGCAAAAAGGTGAGGCAGGCCTACTTTCAGCTCCTGGAGCGCCTGGGGCCGGAACTCCCCCTTCTCCGGCATCTGCCTCTTGACGACGCGGCCCGAGAGGGCGGCCCCCTGCTGGCGGAGGCCCTGGCCCGGATGCGGCGGGGGGAGGTGCAGATCAGTGCCGGCTATGACGGGCTCTTCGGGGAGGTGCAGCTCTTTACCCCGGAAGAGCGGCGCCGCCTCCGGGGCCAGGGAGCCTTCTGGTCGGTGACGCCGGCCTCACCCCCGCCCGCGGCGGCACCTGGAGCTGTCAGCTTTGCCGAGGCCACCGTGGCACCCCTGACCATGGTGGCGGAGCCTGCCGCGGCCCCGGAACGCCTCAATCCCGCCCAGCAGCGGGCCGTGACCCGGGAGAGCGGCGCGGTGGTGGTCCAGGCCGGGCCGGGAACCGGCAAGACCCGGGCCTTGAGCCATCGGGTGGCCCACCTCCTGGCCTCCGGAGTGCCGCCCCAGCAGATCCTGGCCATCACCTTCACCCGGCAGGCGGCGGAGGAGATGGCCCGCCGGGTGGCCCAGCTTCTCCCCGGCCACCCCGGGGTGGCGGAGCTCACCATCTCCACCTTCCACGCCCTGGGCCTGCGGCTGCTCAGTGAGGCGGGTCAGGGGCGGCAGGTGGCGGACGAGGCCACGCGGCGGCAGATCATGCAGGAGGTGGCCCGGCGACACGGCCTGAAGCCCGCCGTCCTGGAGCGGCACCTCTGCCAGGCCAAGAACCGGCTCGCCTCCCCGGATGGCGACGGCCAGGGGGTGCCCCCCGAGCTTGGGCCCGCCTGCAGGGATTACGAGGCGGCCCTGGCCTGGGCCGGGTTGTACGATTACGAAGACCTGGTGGCCCGGCCGGTGCGCCTGCTGGAGGACAATCCCCACCTGCGGGCGGCCTGGCAGGGGCGCTGGCGCCATTTTCTGGTGGATGAGTTTCAGGACCTCAACCTGGCCCAGTATCATTTTCTGCGGGCTCTGGCCGGAGAAACGCCGGCGTCCCTCTTGGCCATCGGCGACCCCAACCAGGCCATCTATGGCTTCCGGGGCGCCAGTCCGGAGTTTTTCCGGCGCCTGCCCCGGACCTGGCCGGAAGCCCTGGTCATGCACTTTCCCGAGACTTACCGGCTGTCGCCGCCCCTGCTGGCCGCCTCCCGGCGGGTCCTGCCGCCGGCGGCGCAGACTGGAGCCCCGGAGATCAGCCGGCGGCCGGGGGAGGCCCCGCCTCTGCTCCTGGAGGCCGCCACCCCTGAAGGGGAGGCCAAAGCCATCGCCGGCGCCATCGAGGCCCTGGTGGGGGGCTTCCGCCATCAGTCTTTGCCTCAGGACAACCTCGGCAATGCGGGCGACGTGGGTTTTGGGGACATCGCGGTGCTCTACCGCCTCCATGCCCAGGGCGAGCTGTTGGCGGAGGAGCTCAACCGGGCGGGCATCCCCTGCCAACTGGTCCGTGAGGGCATAGGCCCCGACTGGGAGGACCTGGACCTGGCGGCGGCCCGGGTGAAGCTCCTCTCTCTCCATGCCGCCAAGGGTTTGGAATTTGATTATGTCTTCCTGGCCGGCTGCGAGGATGGACTTTTGCCCCTGAAACTGGCCCGGGAGGAGCCACCGGAGCCGGAAGAGGAACGCCGCCTGTTCTATGTGGGGCTCACCCGGGCCCGGGAGCAGGTCATCCTCACCCGGGCCC